A stretch of the Plodia interpunctella isolate USDA-ARS_2022_Savannah chromosome Z, ilPloInte3.2, whole genome shotgun sequence genome encodes the following:
- the LOC128683000 gene encoding uncharacterized protein LOC128683000, with protein sequence MDSTSHKFATFNCKNVKRSIEDVRRLCQTCDIICLQETWLLPHDIPVIGTIDSEFGYTATSAVDTSAGILRGRPYGGTALLWRYSAFQQVTVLQCDNNRICAIKITTGDRPVIVLNVYLPTNSAENLPEFVDCLSVVSAIIDEYGIDAVFIMGDFNANPGELFYRELISICDDQLWSCLDVDRLHPSTFTFISDAHGTRSWLDHCVSTHSAGQLVTDVYVLYDTWWSDHFPLIIHCDLKLISPKVRSNFKDENKDVQWGSRSEEQTIQYTSECHKRLKQIDFPSDFVTCADHFCNNRGHRRTLDRLYSDIVAALRDAATVGRGSGRRGGSGPRIIGWNKHVREAHVVARSKFRDWVLCGRPRSGIVYKEMYKSKQIFKGRLKWCQENQDRLKMESLAEKYSKGDFRSFWSDTSKFNVRPGLPVSVAGCSDPKDIANVFKDHFSVHSPLGPPREVLSADLGSKKVGASFLAKDVAKVIKLISKGKSPGHDGLSIEHLLFAGPHINRVLAMFYSLCVSHSYLPGDFMKTVVVPIVKNKTGDLTDKSNYRPISLATIIAKVFDGLLNTLLDKYIVLHDNQFGFRPRLSTESAILCLKHTVKYYTDRKTPVYGCFLDLSQAFDLVRYDLLWSKLRSVKLPLEFVNMFQYWYAHQTNSVRWAGAVSESYGLACGVRQGGLTSPTLFNLYINELIIELSSQHVGCHVDGVCVNNLSYADDMALLSASVCGLRKLVEICEKYACGHGLLYNVKKSQGMVFRAGTNCPRDVPPVRISGTPLQWVSQFKYLGHIIAADLKDNADIDRERRALSIRANMIARRFARCSRQVKIALFRAYCTSLYTCSLWADYTKRSYNDLRVLYNNAFRVILGLPRFCSASGMFAEARTDCFHAAMRKRSASLVRRVRTSSNVILNMIADRLDCPYTRCCCERHVAVSMPLRRY encoded by the coding sequence ATGGATAGTACCTCCCATAAGTTTGCCACTTTTAACTGTAAAAACGTAAAAAGATCCATTGAGGATGTGAGAAGATTATGTCAGACGTGTGATATCATATGCCTTCAAGAAACGTGGCTGCTCCCGCACGACATTCCTGTTATAGGAACTATTGACAGCGAATTTGGGTACACGGCGACGTCTGCGGTCGACACGTCTGCGGGCATCCTTAGGGGTCGGCCGTATGGAGGCACGGCGTTATTATGGCGGTATAGTGCTTTTCAACAAGTGACAGTGCTGCAATGCGATAATAATCGAATTTGTGCTATAAAAATCACAACGGGAGATAGGCCAGTGATAGTGTTAAATGTGTACTTACCAACAAACAGTGCCGAAAACCTACCGGAATTTGTCGATTGTTTAAGTGTTGTTAGTGCTATTATTGACGAATATGGAATCGATGCGGTGTTTATTATGGGAGATTTTAACGCGAATCCGGGTGAGTTGTTTTACAGAGAGCTTATTAGTATTTGTGATGATCAGTTGTGGTCGTGTTTAGACGTAGATAGGCTGCATCCTAGtacatttacttttattagtgATGCGCATGGAACACGCAGCTGGCTCGACCACTGTGTTTCAACTCACTCGGCTGGGCAATTGGTTACGGATGTTTATGTCTTGTATGACACTTGGTGGTCGGATCACTTCCCACTTATTATTCACTGTGATTTAAAACTGATATCACCCAAAGTCAGGAGTAATTTTAAGGATGAAAATAAGGACGTCCAGTGGGGTAGTAGAAGTGAGGAACAGACAATACAATATACCTCAGAGTGTCATAAAAGACTGAAACAAATTGATTTTCCTTCGGATTTTGTTACATGTGCAgatcatttttgtaataatcgTGGACACAGGCGTACGCTAGACAGGCTATATTCTGACATTGTGGCCGCACTCCGTGACGCTGCCACGGTGGGTCGGGGTAGCGGACGTCGGGGTGGGAGTGGTCCGCGCATTATTGGGTGGAACAAGCATGTCAGAGAGGCTCACGTAGTGGCCAGGTCTAAATTTAGGGACTGGGTCCTATGTGGAAGACCGAGGTCCGGTATTGTTTACAAAGAAAtgtataaaagtaaacaaatttttaaggGAAGGTTAAAATGGTGTCAAGAAAATCAGGACCGATTGAAAATGGAATCCCTAGCGGAAAAATATTCCAAGGGCGACTTTCGTAGCTTCTGGAGCGACACCAGTAAATTCAATGTACGACCTGGCCTTCCCGTGAGCGTCGCTGGTTGCAGTGATCCAAAGGACATTGCCAATGTGTTTAAGGATCACTTTTCTGTTCATTCACCGCTTGGTCCGCCGCGGGAGGTGCTCAGTGCTGACTTAGGTAGTAAAAAGGTGGGGGCGTCATTTCTTGCGAAAGACGTTGCCAAAGTCATAAAACTCATCTCTAAAGGAAAGTCTCCGGGTCATGACGGTCTCAGCATTGAGCACTTGCTGTTTGCCGGACCTCATATTAATAGGGTATTAGCTATGTTCTACTCTCTGTGCGTGAGCCATTCCTACTTGCCGGGGGATTTCATGAAAACGGTGGTAGTACctatagtgaaaaataaaacgggAGATCTCACGGATAAAAGTAACTATAGGCCCATATCCCTTGCTACCATTATAGCCAAGGTATTTGACGGATTGCTTAATACACTGCTGGACAAATACATTGTGCTTCATGACAATCAATTTGGATTTCGACCCCGATTGTCGACTGAGAGTGCCATACTGTGTCTTAAGCATACCGTCAAATATTATACTGACCGCAAAACTCCTGTGTACGGCTGCTTTCTCGACCTGTCACAGGCTTTTGACTTAGTTCGATATGACTTACTGTGGAGTAAGTTAAGGAGCGTAAAATTACCACTTGAATTTGTAAACATGTTTCAGTACTGGTACGCTCATCAAACAAATAGCGTGCGTTGGGCGGGTGCAGTGTCGGAATCATATGGGTTAGCTTGCGGCGTGAGACAGGGCGGATTAACATCTCCTACCctcttcaatttatatattaatgagtTGATCATCGAGCTCAGTAGCCAACATGTTGGCTGTCACGTTGATGGAGTTTGCGTCAACAATTTAAGTTATGCGGACGACATGGCGCTGTTGAGCGCGTCGGTCTGCGGTCTGAGAAAGCTCGTTGAAATTTGCGAGAAGTACGCGTGTGGCCACGGACTTTTGTATAACGTTAAGAAAAGTCAAGGTATGGTCTTTAGGGCGGGTACTAATTGTCCCAGGGATGTACCACCGGTAAGAATAAGTGGTACGCCTCTGCAGTGGGTTTctcaatttaaatacttaggtCATATTATAGCTGCCGACCTTAAGGATAATGCCGACATTGACAGGGAGCGGAGGGCATTGTCAATCAGAGCCAACATGATTGCCCGCAGGTTTGCACGATGTTCACGGCAGGTCAAAATTGCGCTGTTCAGGGCTTACTGTACGTCGTTGTATACCTGCAGCCTGTGGGCTGACTATACTAAAAGGAGTTACAATGACCTCCGCGTCCTTTACAATAACGCGTTCAGAGTGATATTGGGGCTGCCCCGATTCTGTAGCGCTTCGGGTATGTTTGCGGAGGCGCGAACAGACTGTTTTCATGCAGCCATGCGTAAGCGAAGTGCGTCCCTGGTGCGCAGAGTACGGACCAGCTCCAATGTCATTTTGAACATGATAGCCGACCGACTGGATTGTCCATACACCCGGTGTTGCTGTGAAAGACATGTCGCGGTGTCTATGCCGCTGAGGAGGTATTGA